From the Gadus chalcogrammus isolate NIFS_2021 chromosome 18, NIFS_Gcha_1.0, whole genome shotgun sequence genome, the window CCCACATGGCTTCAACATCAACCGACTCCTGTTGTTCTCCTGATGGTCACAGTCTCCGACGGCATGGTTTGCCTCGTATTGTTGGATAACCCTTGACCCAGTTTCCCTCATCCTCCGACCTCGCCTCCCTTATCTTACACCTTGGTGGACACCCTTGTCCACTTCTTCCAGAAAACATTTTCCAACCATTACGTGGTCTCGACCTTAACGGAAGAATTCTGTTTGAGGAATATTAGTACACGGTACCGATGGCACAGAACATCACAGGATCGTTTCAAGTAGTAAGAGTCCCTTCAAAAAAGAAGATTCAACAAAGACTCATTCATAAAGTATATAATCCTTCAAATGGTATAGAAAGATTCTCACAGTGTTTCCACTACACAGTCTACAACCTGCCCTTTGGTCAGTGTTAAAGTGATTAAATTATACTAATCATTATAGTACACTACCTATAATGTGCAATCTGCTCATGCTTATACAGTAATATAATTTCTGTCAATAATTTATTCATGATTATTCACACATTCCTCCACAACCACTTCACACACATCAACAGTGCACCCCTAGTTTTGTGGGAGGATGCAGAAGACAGCTGAGTGGACCCCTGTAGCCTGACGTCCCTCGTGACCAGGGAATCCCTGCAGGCGTCACGCCACGTATATACGTATCTATTGGGTTGATATAGCGTTACAGACCGCTTCATTTTTTTACTAGCGTTCCGCAGGTACtttattctttttattatgTATGTCAACGACTTTGAAAAGCTCGGCCAGTAACATAGATGACCCTAATGTATTCTCTCAACATCTATCCCCACAGACGACATTTATTATAGCTGTATGTATATTATTGTCAAGATTTTTGGATTTCCGTTAGTCAGGTGGAGTTTGGAAAACCTCAGTCTCTTAATTGCTTCATTAGTGATTGATTTATGATAAATTCATGTGATAATGATCGATATGGTTAGATTTTTCTCAGCCTCATTTGTAAGTTGCTTATTGATTCACGCATTGGCCAAAAGGCTGGAGTTCCCCATTCGGAATGTACAAGCTGTCTGCAGCCTTTCTAATTAAATAATTTTCACTGAATGGTcttacatttaaatattttctaaTAGTTAAAGGCTTAAAGTTTGAAATGTGGTTTAACTTTGACTGGTCATGCATGATAAGATaaagtcgagagagagagagagagagagagagagagagagagagagagagagagagagagagagagagagagagagagagagagagagagagagagagagagagagagagagagagagagagagagagagagagagagagagagagagagagagagagagagagagagagagagaagatcgTTTCAGTCGTTTTTCCTTGGTCATAATAAGAGATAGACATGTACTGTTTGAAATGGTTTCTACCGATCGCCATGGTTTCTCTTGATCTCCATGGTTTCTACCGATCTCCATGGTTTCTCCTGATCTCCATGGTTTCAGTGAGTGTTGTCCTGGGCTGAACCAGCTGTCCTCAGCGCTGGCTCCTTCTGCGTGTTCTCGGCGAGACGAGGCTACTTTAGGACTCAAAGTCCTTAAAGCTGGGGGATTGACACTAAGCCCTGCTGTCCAGGCGCCTTGGACAGCTGCTGCTGGTCCTCCATGCTAACTTTGTTATGCAACAAAGTTACATGTAAACAGTAGTTTACATTCATCTTCTCAGTCGGTAAGGACTGGAAGGCTGGACCTAGGGCTAAGGcccatcccatttctaccccttaccccttccccctcccccttgttttgaaggaggaaggggaaggggtaagaggtagaaatgggattgggcccaagtGACATGAAAGGAATTAAGATTAGATGAGATAGGGCCATGCGTAGATGTAGAGGTTGATGCTGGATAACCCTTACCCTGTTCATGGTGGGATTGGTAATGGTGAAATATTGGTTGGTTATGGGATGCTGGGAATGTATCAGTAGTATGAGTGAGATATTGGTTATATAGTTGTCAGAGGGGGATGGTGGTAAGAGTGAGATATTGGTTATATATTGGTAAGAGTAAGGTATTGGTAAGAGTGAGGTATCGGTTACATACAGTTAGGGTTAGATATCAGTTATATATTGGTAGTCTGAGATATTGGTAGGAGTAGGTATTGGTAAGAGTTAGATATTGGTTATATATTGGTAGGAGCAAGGTATTGGTAGTGTGAGATATTGGTAGGAGTTACTATAAACGTTGAATGGTTTTAACCAAGCAAAGTTCAATACAGGACTGCCAAGATTAGTCAGCTTTACCGCCTGAACAGGGAAGTGGTTATGTGGAACTGAGTATAAACGTATCAGAACAGGCTTTGTTTCCAGGAGATTTATTTGAATCCTCTTAAGGCTCGCTGCGATATGGAGCATTTTGTGTTCCGGAGCTAAAGAGGGAGTCCCCAGTACGAGGGGGCTGGCTGTTAGCCATCGAGCCTCATCAATCGCTGATTAGAACCAAACCGTTACTTCGTTGCCGTCGTTAAACACTTGGCTTCCCCAGCGCAAAACATTAGCATTTCTTTTTTGAAGAGCTGCAAAGGAAAAAGTTGAGACTTGTTTGTATCGTATTTCATTTTTGTGGGGACAGTGGAGGACTTTGCTGCTGTTAGCCATAGATAAGAGATTGTACTGATATGTTCACAAACTCCATTCACCTCACCCTACACGATGTATGATGCGCCTCCACCAGCCACCTCAGCTGCATTGTTTTCACAAAGTGGTTAGGGACCAGTAGCACCAGAGCTCCGCTAGCTTGGAATGCAGACTTTTCCATAATTGTTCCCCATCATGGTGAACATGTCTCCTGCAATATCTTGAAATGTTTGTAGTCACATCAAAGTACATCACATTGGATGTGGAGAGCACTACATTGCATTagaaaacattttgaaaaataCAGTTCGGCCTTGAGGGTGTTCAAGGAAGGTTTTGTGCGTGGTTTGGTTTAATTCAATTCGAGTGAATTCAATTAAAAAGTCTTTGTTGGCCCACCGAAACGGGTAGCCTTTGAGAACGAGTGCAGAATGTGAATAGCCCCTCTCTGCGAATACCAGTTATAGGTCTATTTCAGGGCAGACAGCTGTGGGCTCAGAAGACCTCTGAAAtaaacgtgtgtgcgtgtgtgtactgtttTGTAATCCAGTGGCAATATTAGATACACACATCGTTTATTCGAtttgtatgtatatttttttcatcaagTAATATTTAAACTGTCTTAAACAAAGTCAATGTCCAAAACACAACTGAAATGTATGAAGATATCATTTGTGCATTTGTAGAAAACCTCTATTAAGCTCGTcctgttcctccccctccccccagtacACGGAAGAGCTGCTCCGGCAGCAGCAGTTCCTGGAGGTGTACCTGGAGGGCACGCGGTCGCGGAGCGGCAAGCCCTCCCCGGCCCACGCCGGCATGCTGTCCATCGTGGTGGACACGCTCACCACCGGCGCCATCGCCGACGTGCTGGTGGTGCCCGTGGGCATCTCCTACGACCGCATCCTGGAGGGCAACTACAACAGCGAGCAGCTGGTaggggccccccccccggggacaTGGGCACCACTGGGGGGCTGGTTAGAttaggggggctgaggggggggtgtgATTAGGTGAGGTGGTTTTCTGTGGTGGGGTTCGTACAGACCATAATGTCTGTTTGGGACGCAATCAGAGCACCGCATTGGGTTTCTTTGGCCTCAGTCCATGTCATCGACGTACTTAAATCTCTTTCCTGGTAAGGAAAGATACACAGCTTTAAGGGTGAGGTATTCTTTAAGGTTGCGATAACGTTGGGTGGGATCGATAGTTTTCGTTCACGGTTGGGTTCTGCTTAGTTTTGGCTCACATTCTTGGTTTCTAGCAAAATAACGTTTCATCCACTTAGATCCACTTCAAATATAATTCAACCGTTATTAGTTCATTACTACTGCACTTGGTAAAAGGTTGAACAGCTTAGAGTATAAGTGTGTGACTTCCTCTCTCCTTGATGACAGGGGAAGCCCAAGAAGAACGAGAGTTTGTGGGGCGTGGCGTGCGGCGTGTTCCGCATGCTAAGGAAGAACTACGGCTGCGTTCGAGTGGACTTCACCCAGCCCTTCTCCCTGAAGGTCAGCCCTCCTCCAGACAACACCCACAGTAGCATCCAGACACTAGACTCCTATACAAAGCAGCGCTTGGTGACGCTTGCAGTATAAGCATGTACAGTAGCTATAAACGTCACATTCTAAGCACGGTGCTTTCAGCATCGTGCTTTCAGCTTCTTGCTATCAGCATCGTGCTTCAGCCTCATGCTATCATCATCGGGATATTGGCATTTCGCTATTAGCGCTATGCTATAAAGTCAATGTGTTGGCATCGTGCCAAGATTTCTTCTTCATGATTCTTATGTTAATTATGTTTCTTTTGAACTGTAGGAGTACCTTGACAGCCAGCGGACCCGAAAcgtcccgcctcctccctcccttgaaCACACCCTGGTACCCATCATCATCTCTGCCCAGTAAGtgtacacacgtgtgcacaaacacacaaacacatatacactcacTTACTCTCACACCATTGTTACAACTGTGTGTTATACGTAAAAATAAACGTTACAgctacgtgcacacacagactctttCTCTGCATGCATCCCAGCTGAAACATCAACAAGTCCTGGTCACATGAACCCCCTGCTTTCGCTCAGTGTCACCATGGAGACGATTCCCGAAAACACGCGAAAGTTACTGTACGCCAGCTGTGCCTTCACAATAAGAGTCCCTTCATCTCCAAACAAACATGGTTCAATTTGTTTAGATGCAGCTGACGAAACAAAATGTGTGGTGCACAAGAACGGTTATTTGGAGGACGGAAACATCAAactgtgtgtggaggggagaaAAGCAGAATCCATTTTGTTCTGATACCATCCGTCTccatgtgctctctctctccagacccGACGCGGCGCCGTTCCAGAAcccccagggggaggagcctaacGGAGACCTACCTGACGAGATCTCCAGACGAAACGTCATCTCCAACCTGGCCAAGCACGTCCTCTTCAGTAAGGAATCCTCTCAGACTCTTATCCACTCagctctcctccttctgctgGGAATACATGGAGCTGGGTTAGTTTGCATTTGTGTCACTGGGAAGGATGTCATTTTGTTAGATTGAATCTCGTCgtgtaatgaaataaaataaattgtacTTGGGGACCGGGAAATGCAGAATTTTTACCAGGAGGAAGTATAAGTTTCGATGGTTAAATCTTTCACAGTGAATAGATGTATTTGGATGCCATTAAACCTGTAGTTTATTCAGATAAAACCTTTATTTTAGTCGGATTGGACCTGGATTTTAAAACTAATGATAGAATTTGAACAGTCAAAATAAATCTGTAGTTTTGGTCAGTTTAAAGCTGTAATATGTTCAGATAAAATCAGTACTAAAATCAGATTAAACCATTTTTTTATTCAGATGAAACCTGTATTTTAGTTTGATTAAACCTAGAATAATTTAATCTGACCAGTCAGAATAAATCTGTAGTTTAAATCAGATTAAACCTGGTATATGGTCCGATAAAATCGGTAGTTGAATCAGATTAAACCTGCAGTGGAATCGGATTAAATCCAAGTTAATGGTTGCCTTCTCATCAGCCGCTAAACGTCTTCCCCCACTGCTGTGGACTGCTGTGTTCCAGCACCCCAAATAcacctcccactctccctctctccctccctccctctctccctccctcccgcccctccctctcgcccctcccctccctctcgggGAAGTGTTGTGTAGGCAGAACCCCCCCCAGCTTCCCCTCTCCTTGCTGTGTCAGGCTCTCCTCCTCACAGAACCACCCCTGTAGCGACGGGGAGCTCTGTACCGTAGCCCTGCACTGAGGAAACCTCGCCCTGAGATGACTGCCACTGTAACGCTCCACCGTCTAAATCTGGGGGTTCACTCTCATCAGAATATATACATTTACAATAGACAGTAAGACAAAGTGTAAACATTTGTAGCAATAATCGAGGCAGCAGTCGACATCAATTGAAGGTACTTTCTCTCTGATGTTGCAGTTGAAAAAGCGTTGTACGTTAAACTGTGCGGTAGTTGTGATGCTGAGTTGTGTGTCTGCCTGAGGTAGTGTGGTACATGGAGGTACTTGAGGCAAATACTGAACCCCCAAGCATCCTCTGCTGTGAGGAACAGCTCCGGTCCGCCTCCCTGACCTCCCCCGCTCCGGGTTTTACATTCTGGGGTACACGGCACGCGAACCGGTTCTCCCCGGCTCACTCAGCTGCATTCTCCTCCACGAGCCCtgtctcagccaatcagaaggccGGCAGCCAGATGGCATGTTTGTTCTCAGCCAATGGGAAGCCgggatgggggagggtgggctgggggagggagggagggagggagggaggaggagggaggcagggctGGAGCTGCAGTATCAGTGGTGCTGCTTGTAAATGTTTTAcactcctccacctgcaccgcGTGTTCAAGATGAACGCTGGTGACCCCGCCGCCGCGGCTGtgatgctcacacacacgcaaacagacacacacacacacaaaataaataaatacaggcacacacagaaaataaataaacaccgacacaatatatacacacactgatacacacacacacacacacaatatatacacaaactgatacacagatacatgcacacacacacacacacacacaccgatacacacacagatacacacacacacacatacaatatgtacacacacacacaatatgtacacacacatacacacactcaaatacagaTACACATAATTTCTTTGGAAGTCAATCCAAATGTCTGCTACATTTCCTCCACCTCCGCTAGCAGTGATGTGCTACCCCTGCTAGCGCGGTGTGATGCTGTGCCATTAGCACTCAGGCTAGTATACAGTGTTGTCGTACTGTCACCCTGGGGGGGCCCATGTGTCTCTAAAGTGTCCCTCCGGGGCCCTCGGTAATCTGTCTGAAGTCACTcagtgtcctctctctctctctctctcctttcatctCTTCTCCCCCCAGCGGCGAATAAGTCCTCAGCCGTGATGTCGACCCACATCGTAGCCTGTCTGCTGCTCTATCGCCACAGACAGGTAGGACTCCAGCcacccccgtctctctccacaGACGAGTGAGGTCGACTTGACTTCACTACAAGCACCAGCGTAGTTGTTGAATATataatctcccccccccccccggctttgTTGACATAGACTGGCTCGTCTAACCTCGCCTGACCCTCTGCCCCCCCATCGCTTCCACGAAACCAgacctctctgactctgtgaccTCTTGTTTCCCTGCGTctattatactctctctctctctctctctctctctctctctctctctctctctctctctctctctctctctctctctctctctctctctctctctctctctctctctctctctctctctctctctctctctctctctctctctctctctctctctctctctctctctctctctctctctctctctctctgtgtgtgtgtacacattccTCGTCAGTTGTTCAGACCAAGGTGATCCTCTCCCCATTCATATCACATATCACCCCTCTCCCTGGCTGATCTTTGAGTTAGGGGTGAACTGCTGCCATCTTCTGACCAAGGAGTGTAATTAGCCATTGTTACAGCAACATTTAATCCTCGGTTGGTTCCACTTATAAATGTTTACTATTTGGGCGGcatgtagctcaggaggtagagcgcgTTGGCTGGTTACCGGATGGTTGCTAGTTCAACTcctccgagtgtcgaggtgtccctgagcaaggcacctcaccctaaatgctcccgacgagctggctgtcgccttgcatggctgactccgccgtcggcgtgtgaacgtgtgcatgaacgggCTAATGtgtggcaatattgtaaagctctttgagtggccactggttagaaaagcatgGTATAAACCGTCTGTTTTATCCTTATAATGAGCGTAGTTTCATAGAGGGAAGTGGCATTTGTGGCATCGTTATGTTGTGTTAAGAAAACCGTGTACAACGCTACAGTGTTTTTCGCTCATGAGCCACTCTGAGAGCAGGTTGTGACGGCTCTCTGCTCCCCAGGGGGTGGTGCTGTCCAAGCTGGTGGAGGACTTCTTCAACATGAAGGAGGAGATCCTCTCGCGGGACTTCGACCTGGGCTTCTCCGGGAACTCAGAGGACGTGGTGATGCACGCGCTCCACCTGCTGGGCAACTGCGTCAACGTCACCAGCAGCTCCAACCGCAACGGCGAGTTCACCGTCGCCCCGAGCAACACGGTGCCGGCGCTGTTCGAGCTCAACTTCTACAGCAACGGCCTCTTCCACGTCTTCATCTCCGACGCCGTCatcggtagggagggggctgcggtgctcagtgtgtgtgcggtgctcagtgtgtgtgtggtgctcagTGTGTGTTGCCGAGTGTGCAGTACGGAGTGTGTTGCTGCGATGCCATAATGAGTCTGCAAGCAGGACGTGCGACGCCAAGTGTGCGACGCTAAAGGCTTTGTTATGGTTCcgcgtcgacgcaacgcaagggggtttaccgACCCCCGTTACGTCCTTGCGTCCAAAAAgttgtaaccttgcgtcgagaCGACGAAGCAGCaaggggctgtgattggtttgctcgCTTAAACCCGCCGCAGAACCAacacaggttcacgactgcgtcgaagcgtcggcgtggtcattgcgttgcatcgacgtggaaccataaataGGCCTCGAGTGCGCCGCGTTTAGTGTGGGACGGTCGGTGTGAGATGCTTCACGTGCCATGCCAGGGGCGTGATGGCGCTCTTCCATCTGCATAGATAGTCTTCCCTAGTGGCTATCCATTCGTTTTGGCCCATACCCCCTACACCTGACACCCTTGATAGAGTCACAGTCACGCCTGCTGTAAATGACCtttacattccccccccccccctcccccccttagcCTGCAGCGTGCTGGCACTGCAGCGGGAGCTGGCGGCCGAGAGCCAGTCCTCCCAGAGCGCTGCGGTGGGCGGCGCAGTGACCGCCAGCTGCACCCTGCTGAGCCAGGAGAGGCTGATCCGCAAGGCCGCAGGACTCGCCCACTTCCTGACCAATGAGGTGGCGGTGGCGCCGGTAAGTCCCGCCCtcggccacccccccccccacagtgatTGATGTGTAGCGATGATACAATGCGTAGCGATGAAATACAGGttcataaaaaacattgaatcatCGTCCTGGTGAAAATGCATTTAGtaaaaataaagtatttctCTGCTCGATAATGGATTGATGAAGTAAATCACAATagttaaaaaataagaaaagacaTTATACTACTCTACGTTATTGTAAAtatatgtttacatttacaatagtatatatatagtatatataggggcggcatgtggctcacgaggtagagcgggttgaccagaaggttgctagttagatccccggctcctcgtaGAGTGTCgtggtgtccctgagcatgTCGCCCCACCCTGCCAGgagttaggcaatattgtaaagtgctcaAAGTGGCCACTGGTAAGAAAAGCTCTATGTAACTGCAGTCGATGATTTATATGTTCATAAGAATGCATAGTTTATACAGTACAGTAGTTCTATGCAAATGGTATTTGAAAGAAAtggtttgtatttctttcgaggCGTCACGCTGCTTGTCCAGCGTAACGCCTCGGGGCAGGTCCTGACATCTCCCTCTTGTCCCGTCTCCCTCAGCCCTGTCAGACGGTCTACCAGGTGTTCCACGACGCCGTGGCACGGTTGATCCAGTACGGGGTCCTCTACGTGGCAGAGGTCAATCCACTACCTCGGGGGTCTTCCGTCTCACGCTGGTCGCGGGacccacacacaataaacattatataattttgtaatttattttacaTCGCAGAATATTTGTGTGAAGTTCTGGGCCAACACGGCATCCACAGGTGGGGCGACAGAATTCTAAAGTGGGGAAAGCGTTGCTGCTCTATACTGCCCCCGTGTGTCAGAAACAGACAGGTCACCCAGCGTGTTTTCTTTCACTGTAGCATTTGTGTCATGGAACTAACATACCCACACATGAAGCGTGTAACTAAATAAGAGACTAACAACATGTAGCCTGTAACGGTACTGGTACGCTAGGCAAATACCTAGTGGTGTATATATTGGGGGCTAGGTGGTGGCTAGGTCCTTGGACCCCCTATCTAAAGAAAGGTGCTGGTTTCAATCCACTAAATAGTCAAAATAAGATAACATATATTTTATCCTAGCTGGGATTACCTTCTCCCCTTGCATTGGCACAGttttcaacgtgtgtgtgtgtgtgtgtgtgtgtgtgcgtgtgcgtgtgcgtgtgcgcgtgcgcaccaggaggaccaggaggagttGAGCCCCAGCCCCACCGAGGAGCCGTGGCCCAAGAAGTTCCCCGAGCCCCTGTCCTGGAGGagcgacgaggaggacgaggacagcGACTtcggggaggagcagagggaccGCTACCTCAAGGTCTGTACCCCCTTTGGCCTTAAGACGCTCATGTAGAAGGCTTTGAGTGGCACGGCTTACAAAAGAGACGGAAATACAGAGTCCATGTTGCTTTTCCCATGTTACTGACTTGAacttttgttctctctctctctctctctctctctctctctctctctctctctctctctctctctctctctctctctctctcgctctctctctcttccccccccccccccccccctcccaccccccctgcaGGTGAGCACCTCCGCCGAGCCCCAGGAGTTCTTTGTGTTCCTGCAGCGTCTCCTCAGCCCGGTGCTGGAGGCGTACAGCGGAGCGGCCATCCTGGTCCACAGCCTGAAGCAGCCGGTGGACGAGAGGGAGTACACCCAGCAGCTCTTCAGATACCTGCTGACCCGCACCGAGAGGGGCGTGGCCGCCTACGGTAAgctctctctgattggttcaaaGAGGGCTGAGACACGACGAGACACAGCCCTCGGATTGGTTCCAAGATACAGATAAGCTTCATTTATCCCGGACTAGGATTTGGGTATCACAGAATGTCAGTAATATTCAAGggaaaatgtaatcaaatataGTGAGTAAAATGCGATAAATAAtgcatgtaaaaaatatatttaaatacgaTTATGAACATtcagaagaaaaatatatatactttttgcaaatgtacagaaaaaaaatatatataccggTACTGTATATTTGAGAAAGAAAAAGTACATAATGTATGTAATTGTGGCCAACACTATGGTATATTCTTCATTAggttttataccttttttacTCTGTTGTTTGATTGTCTCCTGATTTCTTTATGCATATTGTTTGTTATCTTCACGGTAGATTATTTATGTTGTGATTCAGTCATGTGAACTGCAGTTTGGTGAAGGTTCCCAGTTGACCAATCATGCATCTGTTTTCCTCTAGGTGAAAGTGCAACGCACTACCTGGTCAAAAACACAGTGAAGACGTTCAAAGAGCTTGGGGTGAGAGCAAACATAAAAAGCTAATCCtttttaataataatggattaaTGTGACATCAGTTGTGCTGAGTTGAGAACTGGTTAACATCTGGGAAACTATCATAATCATACTGTCTACATTTTTAGACAAGCAACAATGACACTGACATCTTTACCCGTTCCTACGATGTGATTGGCTCTCCAGGTCCTGAAGGAGAGGCGGGAGAACAGGGTGACGACCCTGGAGCTTAGCACCACCTTCCTACCTCAGGCACACCGCAGTAAACTCCTGAACTACATCCTGGCCTTCATCCTGCAGTGACCCCACCCAGGTCCTCCAACACCTCCCTctcaccaccccccaccactaCCAGGACCCCAACCCCCCGTGGAAACAAGGGCTTCTACTGGCTACTTCTTATTTCTCCCAGGTGCTATACTCTGTGGAAAGCTTTACCAGGAAGTGCCTTCATACGCTAGTCGCTAACCGATAGCCGTTAGCTCGAGGAGTCGCGAGGCCAGCCTTCTGTCACTCAAGGGCACAAGTCTCGTCTTAGCCGTAGAGGGAAACTAGCGCTTGGCTGCTAGCCGCTAGCTCTTGGCCGCTGGCAGCTAGCCGCTGGCTCTCAGCTGTTAGCTGCTAGCCGCTATCTCTTATCCATTAGCTCTCAGCAGCTAGCTTTTAGCAGCTAGTTTAACGTATGAACACCCCCAGTGGACG encodes:
- the gpam gene encoding glycerol-3-phosphate acyltransferase 1, mitochondrial translates to MELSDGLLLQVNNGEQGGNRWKHSNEDSDRSCSPSVLRCVSTTWKEGLLNRKRPFVGLCCHSCTPQSQERLFNPSIPSLGLRNVIYINETHTRYRGWLARSLSYVLFVCERDVNKDMFARNVVDNVLNNSRVEQAIIEVASEPGAGLESQPALQQKAEGQVRRKARGILQEMVANVSPTIIRLTGWVLLKLFNGFFWSIQIHKGQLEMVKKAATEQNVPLVFLPVHKSHIDYLLITFILFCHNIKAPHIAAGNNLNIPIFSTLIRKLGGFFIRRKMEENGTGKKDVLYRSLLHAYTEELLRQQQFLEVYLEGTRSRSGKPSPAHAGMLSIVVDTLTTGAIADVLVVPVGISYDRILEGNYNSEQLGKPKKNESLWGVACGVFRMLRKNYGCVRVDFTQPFSLKEYLDSQRTRNVPPPPSLEHTLVPIIISAQPDAAPFQNPQGEEPNGDLPDEISRRNVISNLAKHVLFTANKSSAVMSTHIVACLLLYRHRQGVVLSKLVEDFFNMKEEILSRDFDLGFSGNSEDVVMHALHLLGNCVNVTSSSNRNGEFTVAPSNTVPALFELNFYSNGLFHVFISDAVIACSVLALQRELAAESQSSQSAAVGGAVTASCTLLSQERLIRKAAGLAHFLTNEVAVAPPCQTVYQVFHDAVARLIQYGVLYVAEEDQEELSPSPTEEPWPKKFPEPLSWRSDEEDEDSDFGEEQRDRYLKVSTSAEPQEFFVFLQRLLSPVLEAYSGAAILVHSLKQPVDEREYTQQLFRYLLTRTERGVAAYGESATHYLVKNTVKTFKELGVLKERRENRVTTLELSTTFLPQAHRSKLLNYILAFILQ